In one Umezawaea sp. Da 62-37 genomic region, the following are encoded:
- a CDS encoding carboxylesterase family protein gives MGGVLVKVITTSGAVSGDGTVFRGVPYAAPPVGAGRFAAPAPPVPWSGVRDATAPGPSAPAPDRRWFGRADLGPLMGVDRISGDDHLTATVWTPSTAGRAPVMVFVHGGGFVSGTGSAAVYDGSAFARDGIVLVVLNYRLGAPGWLSLPDAPDNRGLLDVLAALEWVRDNIAAFGGDPDRVTLFGQSAGAMVVSALVVTPAAHGLFHRAISQSGGLVEMPPETAEAASTALADALGIDRTAEAFGDVPDDDLVDAVTRLKPAGRAGVSPFGVVRFDHHPAPGVDLLVGNNSEESKLYQDPSRSAAIDAMFQAGSRSLVEAHGGALTYEFDWRDGPYGACHTVELPFVFDTTGLPELRGPHGLLGPDVPPGLAAEVHGAWVRFATTGDPGWAGHHRFIGP, from the coding sequence ATGGGCGGCGTTCTCGTGAAGGTCATCACCACCTCCGGTGCCGTCTCGGGCGACGGCACCGTGTTCCGCGGCGTCCCCTACGCCGCACCGCCGGTCGGCGCGGGCCGGTTCGCCGCGCCCGCTCCCCCGGTGCCGTGGTCGGGGGTGCGGGACGCCACCGCGCCCGGCCCGTCTGCCCCTGCGCCGGACCGCCGCTGGTTCGGCCGAGCCGACCTCGGGCCGTTGATGGGCGTCGACCGGATCAGCGGCGACGACCACCTGACCGCCACGGTGTGGACACCGTCCACCGCGGGCCGGGCACCGGTGATGGTGTTCGTGCACGGTGGCGGTTTCGTGTCCGGCACCGGGAGCGCGGCGGTCTACGACGGCTCCGCGTTCGCCCGCGACGGGATCGTGCTGGTCGTGCTGAACTACCGCCTCGGCGCGCCGGGGTGGCTGAGCCTGCCCGACGCGCCCGACAACCGCGGGCTGCTCGACGTGCTCGCCGCCCTGGAGTGGGTCCGCGACAACATCGCGGCCTTCGGCGGCGATCCCGACCGGGTGACCCTGTTCGGGCAGTCGGCGGGCGCGATGGTCGTCTCCGCGCTCGTCGTCACGCCCGCGGCGCACGGCCTGTTCCACCGCGCGATCAGCCAGAGCGGCGGCCTGGTCGAGATGCCGCCGGAGACCGCCGAGGCCGCGAGCACCGCGCTGGCCGACGCTTTGGGGATCGACCGCACCGCCGAGGCGTTCGGGGACGTGCCCGACGACGATCTCGTCGACGCGGTCACCCGCCTCAAGCCCGCGGGCCGGGCCGGGGTCTCGCCGTTCGGGGTGGTGCGCTTCGACCACCACCCGGCACCCGGCGTCGACCTGCTGGTGGGCAACAACTCCGAGGAGTCGAAGCTCTACCAGGACCCGTCCCGCTCGGCCGCGATCGACGCGATGTTCCAGGCGGGCAGCCGGAGCCTCGTCGAAGCGCACGGTGGCGCGCTCACCTACGAGTTCGACTGGCGCGACGGCCCGTACGGCGCCTGCCACACCGTGGAGCTGCCGTTCGTGTTCGACACCACCGGCCTGCCCGAACTGCGCGGCCCGCACGGCCTGCTCGGGCCGGACGTCCCACCGGGGCTGGCGGCCGAGGTGCACGGGGCGTGGGTGCGGTTCGCGACCACCGGTGACCCCGGCTGGGCGGGACACCACCGCTTCATCGGTCCCTGA
- a CDS encoding MarR family transcriptional regulator, producing the protein MTDDAPGLDADQLDAYFALMEVGNLIQHAVEQQLRAEGDLSGVQFSILAQLSGAPGGSARMTDLADGVVYSRSGLTYQAGLLDKAGLITRRPSADDERSTTVTITDAGRARVARVLPGHVDVVRQMLVDPLSRRDLGTLGAVLIRVRDHLRAAPPRSAKPRSRGGSAKDS; encoded by the coding sequence GTGACGGACGACGCGCCAGGCTTGGACGCCGACCAACTCGACGCCTACTTCGCGTTGATGGAGGTCGGCAACCTCATCCAGCACGCCGTGGAGCAGCAGTTGCGCGCCGAGGGCGACCTGAGCGGGGTGCAGTTCTCGATCCTGGCGCAACTCTCCGGCGCCCCCGGCGGCAGCGCGCGGATGACCGACCTGGCCGACGGCGTCGTGTACAGCCGCAGCGGCCTGACCTACCAGGCGGGCCTGCTGGACAAGGCGGGCCTGATCACCCGGCGGCCGTCCGCCGACGACGAGCGCAGCACCACCGTCACGATCACCGACGCGGGCCGCGCCAGGGTGGCACGAGTCCTGCCCGGACACGTGGACGTCGTGCGCCAGATGCTCGTGGACCCGTTGTCCCGCCGCGATCTCGGCACGCTGGGCGCCGTGCTGATCCGCGTCCGCGACCACCTGCGCGCCGCACCACCGCGTTCCGCCAAACCCCGGTCGCGGGGCGGGTCGGCCAAGGACTCCTGA
- a CDS encoding acetamidase/formamidase family protein, with amino-acid sequence MSRHVLEPGPGTAIDVFDRDTPPALTVDPGDTVVVRSLDAGGRLERQRTPGEERPRMFQERRGHCLTGPIAVRGAEPGQVLAVHVVSLRPDDWGWTDAAGKDNALTRRLGLADQPPTWLLWDIDADAGTATNQLGHTVRTAPFLGVMGVPPPEPGPHSTIPPRTVGAGNMDCRELTAGSTLYLPITVPDALLHLGDGHAAQGDGEVAGTAIECPMTTEVVLDLLTDPPIPGVHAVTPTGRITFGFDPDLDIAMADALDAMLCWMQDLYKLEKGSALALASSVVDLRITQVANVTWGVHAVLAHDAVRITGT; translated from the coding sequence GTGAGCCGCCACGTGCTGGAGCCCGGACCGGGAACCGCGATCGACGTGTTCGACCGCGACACACCGCCCGCGCTGACCGTCGACCCCGGTGACACCGTCGTCGTGCGGTCCCTGGACGCGGGAGGCAGGCTCGAACGCCAGCGCACCCCCGGCGAGGAACGGCCGAGGATGTTCCAGGAGCGGCGCGGCCACTGCCTGACCGGCCCGATCGCCGTGCGCGGCGCCGAACCGGGTCAGGTGCTCGCCGTCCACGTCGTCTCACTGCGCCCGGACGACTGGGGCTGGACCGACGCCGCAGGCAAGGACAACGCGCTGACCCGAAGACTGGGTCTGGCGGACCAGCCGCCCACCTGGCTGCTGTGGGACATCGACGCCGACGCCGGAACCGCCACCAACCAACTCGGCCACACCGTGCGGACCGCCCCCTTCCTCGGCGTCATGGGCGTACCACCGCCCGAACCGGGCCCGCACTCGACGATCCCGCCGAGAACGGTGGGCGCGGGCAACATGGACTGCCGCGAACTCACCGCCGGATCCACGCTGTACCTGCCGATCACCGTCCCCGACGCCCTGCTCCACCTCGGCGACGGCCACGCCGCACAGGGCGACGGCGAGGTGGCGGGCACCGCCATCGAATGCCCGATGACCACCGAGGTGGTACTGGACCTGCTCACCGATCCCCCGATCCCCGGCGTCCACGCCGTGACACCGACCGGACGGATCACCTTCGGCTTCGACCCCGACCTGGACATCGCCATGGCCGACGCACTGGACGCGATGCTGTGCTGGATGCAGGACCTCTACAAACTGGAAAAAGGCTCAGCACTGGCACTGGCCAGCTCCGTGGTGGACCTGAGGATCACCCAGGTCGCCAACGTCACCTGGGGCGTCCACGCCGTACTGGCGCACGACGCCGTGCGGATCACCGGCACCTGA
- a CDS encoding MarR family winged helix-turn-helix transcriptional regulator, whose product MTRTHQQIGLSVKRLQARHHRMANARLASLDISLVQWDALRHLAANPEASLHDLAQLTFQTDQSFGALASRMVERGLIERVPGPGRAIRHRLTEKGDELRVAGAGLMDEVLEESFKGLTAEELQTFGRLLAVLLESTAEV is encoded by the coding sequence GTGACGAGAACGCATCAGCAGATCGGACTGTCGGTGAAGCGGCTCCAGGCCCGCCACCACCGGATGGCGAACGCGCGGTTGGCTTCGCTGGACATCAGCCTTGTGCAGTGGGACGCGTTGCGGCACCTGGCGGCGAACCCGGAGGCCAGTCTGCATGATCTGGCCCAGTTGACGTTCCAGACCGATCAGTCGTTCGGTGCGCTTGCGTCGCGGATGGTGGAGAGGGGGTTGATCGAGAGGGTGCCGGGGCCGGGGAGGGCGATTCGGCATCGGTTGACGGAGAAGGGGGATGAGTTGAGGGTCGCCGGGGCGGGGTTGATGGATGAAGTGTTGGAGGAGTCGTTCAAGGGGTTGACGGCGGAGGAGTTGCAGACGTTCGGGCGGTTGTTGGCGGTGTTGTTGGAGTCGACGGCTGAGGTGTAG
- a CDS encoding histidine kinase, translating into MRGAATNRARRAVDHLRALPPDSRDALITAAVVVLAFTPGIADKGTWLGWPDPQRPFGPLAMALVLAHALPLLLRHRAPATSLLLVSAAFSAYQCLGFRPTLATIALYVALFGAGVHQVRHRRTTAAVWLAGYGALSVALIALGAPTRPAEYVEYAALPVGCWLLGAWARTRFDEQERRRHLDLEAAMREERERIARELHDVVTHHVTAMVMQADAMRYVPAGDRAKVDTGLEAIGGTGRRALGDLRELLGVLNPGHDAPRTPTAGGFGELVERTRLTGQPVDLVEEGAPPEVEGVVALAAHRVVQEALTNALKHAPRRRTTVRVSYADELSVEVTTEGAADAVTSSTPGRGLTGLRERVRLAGGELTTRHTEDGGFVVRARLPLGPEAT; encoded by the coding sequence ATGCGCGGGGCGGCCACCAACAGAGCACGCCGTGCGGTGGACCACCTGCGGGCACTTCCCCCCGACAGCCGCGACGCGCTGATCACCGCGGCCGTGGTCGTCCTCGCCTTCACCCCCGGCATCGCCGACAAGGGCACGTGGCTCGGCTGGCCCGACCCGCAACGCCCGTTCGGCCCGCTGGCCATGGCACTCGTCCTCGCCCACGCCCTGCCACTCCTGCTCCGCCACCGCGCGCCCGCGACGTCCCTGCTGCTCGTCTCCGCCGCCTTCTCCGCCTACCAGTGCCTGGGCTTCCGCCCCACGCTCGCCACGATCGCCCTGTACGTCGCCCTCTTCGGCGCGGGCGTCCACCAGGTCCGCCACCGGCGGACCACCGCGGCGGTCTGGCTCGCCGGGTACGGCGCCCTCTCGGTCGCCCTGATCGCGCTCGGCGCGCCCACACGGCCGGCGGAGTACGTCGAGTACGCGGCCCTGCCCGTCGGGTGCTGGCTGCTGGGGGCATGGGCGCGCACCAGGTTCGACGAACAGGAGCGGCGCAGGCACCTCGACCTGGAGGCGGCCATGCGCGAGGAGCGCGAGCGCATCGCCCGCGAACTGCACGACGTGGTGACCCACCACGTGACGGCGATGGTGATGCAGGCCGACGCGATGCGGTACGTCCCGGCAGGCGACCGGGCGAAGGTCGACACCGGGCTGGAGGCGATCGGCGGGACCGGGCGGCGCGCGCTGGGCGACCTGCGTGAGCTGCTGGGTGTCCTCAACCCCGGTCACGACGCCCCTCGCACGCCGACCGCGGGCGGGTTCGGCGAACTCGTCGAGCGGACCCGGCTCACCGGGCAGCCCGTCGACCTCGTCGAGGAGGGCGCACCTCCGGAGGTGGAGGGTGTGGTCGCACTGGCCGCCCACCGGGTCGTGCAGGAAGCGCTCACCAACGCCCTGAAGCACGCGCCGCGCCGCCGGACCACCGTCCGGGTCTCCTACGCCGACGAACTCTCGGTCGAGGTGACGACGGAGGGCGCCGCCGACGCGGTCACCTCGTCGACGCCGGGCCGCGGGCTGACCGGGTTGCGCGAGCGGGTGCGCCTGGCCGGTGGCGAGCTGACCACGCGGCACACCGAGGACGGCGGTTTCGTGGTGCGCGCGAGGCTGCCGCTCGGTCCGGAGGCCACGTGA
- a CDS encoding response regulator transcription factor: MSTRVLVCDDQALVRLGYTTILSSQPDFEIVGEAANGVEAVEQARRLRPDVVIMDIRMPLLDGIEATRRIAGPEAAERVRVLVVTTFNLDEYVFEALRAGASGFLLKDTPPEEMIAGVRTVAAGNALLAPEVTRGLIGRFGARIRDDDSGADKRIEQALADLTAREVEVLRLIAAGLSNPEIAEALFLGRETIKTYVSRVFAKLGLRDRVQAVVFAYRIGLATPDAR; the protein is encoded by the coding sequence GTGAGCACGCGGGTGCTGGTGTGCGACGACCAGGCGTTGGTGCGCCTCGGCTACACGACGATCCTGTCCTCCCAGCCCGACTTCGAGATCGTCGGCGAGGCGGCGAACGGCGTCGAGGCGGTGGAACAGGCCCGGCGGCTGCGCCCCGACGTGGTGATCATGGACATCCGGATGCCGTTGCTCGACGGCATCGAGGCCACCCGGCGGATCGCGGGACCGGAGGCCGCCGAGCGCGTGCGCGTGCTGGTGGTGACGACGTTCAACCTCGACGAGTACGTCTTCGAGGCGCTGCGCGCGGGTGCCAGCGGGTTCCTGCTCAAGGACACCCCTCCCGAGGAGATGATCGCCGGGGTGCGCACCGTCGCCGCGGGCAACGCGCTGCTGGCGCCCGAGGTCACCCGCGGTCTGATCGGCCGGTTCGGCGCGCGGATCCGCGACGACGACAGCGGCGCGGACAAGCGGATCGAGCAGGCGCTCGCGGACCTGACCGCGCGCGAGGTCGAGGTGCTCCGGCTGATCGCGGCGGGGCTGTCGAACCCCGAGATCGCGGAGGCCCTGTTCCTCGGCCGCGAGACGATCAAGACCTACGTCTCGCGCGTCTTCGCGAAGCTGGGCCTGCGCGACCGCGTCCAGGCCGTCGTCTTCGCCTACCGGATCGGGCTCGCCACCCCGGACGCGCGGTAG
- a CDS encoding serine hydrolase domain-containing protein, with amino-acid sequence MTAKTTRRSGRRPAAVTALVLTVAAACPLAAVADTSATAERSRTRALEAVAERAVAAGVPGVVVRVDNGRGAVVNVVRQGPWNTSDHVLRAGDAFRMASNTKTVTAALVLQLVGEHRLRLDDTVERWLPGVVPNGGAITLRMLLNHTGGLADSAYTAKSLNLMTGHDTSTTTAEEVLALGTDLPPVGAPGGTWSYSNPGYVALGMVLEKATGRTFADLVQQRVAGPLGMRDTYIATSAAPRRGTAPLAHGYEPDAAHLRPITEPLGLPEGWGFVGPADDEHVDTTAIDQSWGRAAAAIVSTAADWARFDKALMSGGLFPARLLAEMRATVPSEGPDHRYGLGVDEYRSPCGTVWGHDGALPGYRSDNYTDGTGRRTVSVLSTTHFGLVVSPEANAAEAELVDAAICAMLGKPVPNS; translated from the coding sequence ATGACCGCGAAGACCACCCGCCGCTCGGGTCGGCGCCCGGCAGCGGTCACCGCACTGGTGTTGACCGTCGCCGCGGCCTGCCCGTTGGCCGCCGTCGCGGACACCTCGGCCACCGCGGAGCGGTCGCGGACCAGGGCGTTGGAGGCCGTGGCCGAGCGGGCCGTCGCCGCCGGTGTCCCCGGCGTCGTCGTCCGGGTCGACAACGGCCGGGGAGCGGTGGTGAACGTCGTCCGGCAGGGCCCGTGGAACACCTCCGACCACGTGCTCCGCGCGGGCGACGCGTTCCGGATGGCCTCGAACACCAAGACGGTCACCGCGGCGCTGGTGCTGCAACTGGTGGGCGAGCACCGGCTGCGCCTCGACGACACCGTCGAGCGGTGGCTGCCGGGCGTGGTGCCCAACGGCGGGGCCATCACCCTGCGAATGCTGCTGAACCACACCGGCGGACTGGCCGACTCGGCCTACACCGCCAAGTCGCTGAACCTCATGACCGGCCACGACACGAGCACGACGACCGCGGAGGAGGTGCTGGCGCTGGGCACGGACCTGCCGCCGGTGGGCGCGCCGGGTGGGACCTGGTCCTACAGCAACCCCGGTTACGTCGCGCTCGGCATGGTGCTGGAGAAGGCCACCGGCCGCACCTTCGCCGACCTCGTCCAGCAGCGCGTCGCGGGCCCGCTCGGAATGCGGGACACCTACATCGCGACCAGTGCCGCCCCGCGTCGCGGCACCGCCCCGCTGGCCCACGGCTACGAGCCCGACGCCGCCCACCTGCGGCCCATCACCGAGCCGCTCGGCCTGCCGGAGGGCTGGGGCTTCGTCGGCCCGGCCGACGACGAGCACGTCGACACGACCGCGATCGACCAGTCGTGGGGCCGGGCGGCGGCCGCGATCGTCTCCACCGCGGCCGACTGGGCCAGGTTCGACAAGGCGCTGATGTCCGGCGGCCTCTTCCCCGCGCGGCTGCTCGCCGAGATGCGCGCCACCGTGCCGTCCGAGGGACCGGACCACCGCTACGGGCTGGGCGTGGACGAGTACCGCTCGCCGTGCGGCACGGTCTGGGGCCACGACGGCGCCCTGCCGGGCTACCGCAGCGACAACTACACCGACGGGACCGGGCGGCGGACCGTGTCGGTCCTGAGCACCACCCACTTCGGCCTCGTGGTCTCCCCCGAGGCGAACGCCGCCGAGGCGGAACTCGTCGACGCGGCCATCTGCGCGATGCTGGGCAAGCCCGTCCCGAACAGCTGA
- a CDS encoding family 78 glycoside hydrolase catalytic domain has protein sequence MKRLLAAVLLLLVGVVPTASAQAPHLTVAGLQADHTTTPLGIDDRQPGLSWRLDSPVANERQTAYRILVASTPDLLVPGRADVWDSGVVMSGESVGVAYGGPALRSRQRYHWTVQAVDAQGKSSPWAAPTWWETGLLDAADWRGARWISPDTTGQGSWSDFTADVDFTIRRGAASLLLRAQGQDDFYLWQVNSQVTPGKVLLRPHLARGGAYSHLVPDVDVSAVVTPGTVNSPHHLRVEAHGATMTTWIDGTLVNTLTDTTLTTGTVGFRVGDSGEDAVYDNLAVRGPDGTSLFSDDFATDPDPAFPQTPITDGRLHPGGGVVLLSREPAAPLLRQDFTLTKPVARARAYVDGLGLYELRLNGHKVGDRVLTPANTPYQQRSLYATYDITADVRAGANAVGMWLGNGYGSRFSPYGFRWLGPEQAIALVEVTYTDGTTQTVTTGDGWTWSSGPVIADDLYHGETYDARLERPGWDQPGWTGGNRVRTVDAPTATLTADDLTPMRVVQTLRPVRLTQPSPGVWIYDLGQNIAGWQQLRVQGPSGTTVRMRTAEELGADGNLDTTTNRSAASTDRFTLAGAGEVETYEPRFTYHGFRYLEVTGFPGTPTLDSISGRVVHADVPSTGAFSSSDPLLNRIWEINRWGILNNSMSLPTDNPVRDERTPPGMDVQAYHDASTREFGMDRFYANYLLDMPPGTALPNDGPNNQNPDMGGNQVPLAWTLYEQYGDKATLARHYPAMKAFVDTNASVPGHIWPANRGFGDWCPPVYGPEVGDGRGGPGVGSCTSEVSLVNTALSYRQAVDVGLAADALGHPEDAAHFRTLAADIKTAFNSAFLNSARDGYGSGRQTTSILPLAFGLVPDNDVRAVGDRLVRTITTTNTGHLDTGIFGTRFLVDALARIGRVDVAMTVLGQRTYPGFGYEIDQGATSPWEEWTYFSGMETHDHAMFAGINASFYTVLGGITPTGAGYSAISIAPKVPPGLEHVCATQDTVRGEVESCWTQTGRTFELKVTVPVGSRATVTVPLFGGKSARAVRGAELVGVQDGAAVYSAGSGDWTFTAAKA, from the coding sequence ATGAAGCGACTGCTGGCCGCTGTGCTCCTGCTGCTGGTGGGGGTGGTGCCCACCGCGTCGGCACAGGCACCGCACCTGACCGTGGCGGGCTTGCAGGCCGACCACACCACCACCCCGCTCGGCATCGACGACCGGCAGCCCGGCCTGAGCTGGCGGCTGGACTCGCCGGTCGCCAACGAGCGGCAGACGGCCTACCGGATCCTGGTGGCGAGCACCCCGGACCTGCTGGTGCCGGGGCGGGCGGACGTGTGGGACAGCGGCGTCGTGATGTCGGGCGAGTCCGTCGGCGTCGCCTACGGCGGCCCGGCGTTGCGGTCGCGGCAGCGCTACCACTGGACGGTCCAAGCCGTCGACGCGCAGGGGAAGTCCTCGCCGTGGGCGGCACCGACCTGGTGGGAGACGGGCCTGCTCGACGCCGCCGACTGGCGGGGCGCGCGCTGGATCAGCCCGGACACCACCGGGCAGGGCTCGTGGTCGGACTTCACCGCCGACGTCGACTTCACGATCAGGCGCGGCGCCGCGAGCCTGCTGCTGCGCGCCCAGGGCCAGGACGACTTCTACCTGTGGCAGGTGAACTCCCAGGTCACGCCGGGCAAGGTGCTGCTGCGCCCGCACCTGGCGCGCGGCGGGGCCTACAGCCACCTCGTGCCGGACGTCGACGTCAGTGCCGTGGTGACACCGGGGACCGTGAACTCGCCGCACCACCTGCGGGTCGAGGCCCACGGCGCCACGATGACCACGTGGATCGACGGCACGCTGGTCAACACCCTGACCGACACGACGTTGACCACCGGCACCGTCGGGTTCCGGGTCGGCGACTCCGGCGAGGACGCCGTCTACGACAACCTCGCCGTGCGCGGTCCGGACGGGACGTCGCTGTTCTCCGACGACTTCGCCACCGACCCCGACCCCGCGTTCCCGCAGACCCCGATCACCGACGGCCGGCTGCACCCCGGAGGTGGTGTCGTGCTGCTGAGCCGCGAACCCGCCGCACCCCTGCTGCGCCAGGACTTCACCCTCACCAAGCCCGTCGCACGGGCGCGCGCCTACGTGGACGGGCTCGGGCTCTACGAGCTGCGCCTCAACGGCCACAAGGTCGGCGACCGCGTGCTCACTCCGGCCAACACCCCTTACCAGCAGCGGAGTCTGTACGCGACCTACGACATCACCGCCGACGTGCGGGCGGGCGCGAACGCGGTGGGGATGTGGCTGGGCAACGGCTACGGCTCGCGCTTCAGCCCGTACGGCTTCCGCTGGCTGGGCCCCGAGCAGGCGATCGCGCTCGTCGAGGTGACCTACACCGACGGCACCACCCAGACCGTCACCACCGGCGACGGCTGGACGTGGTCGAGCGGCCCCGTCATCGCCGACGACCTCTACCACGGCGAGACCTACGACGCCCGGCTGGAGCGGCCTGGGTGGGACCAGCCGGGGTGGACGGGCGGGAACCGGGTCAGGACGGTCGACGCGCCGACCGCGACGCTGACCGCCGACGACCTCACGCCGATGCGGGTCGTGCAGACCCTGCGGCCGGTGCGGCTGACCCAGCCGAGTCCCGGCGTGTGGATCTACGACCTCGGGCAGAACATCGCGGGCTGGCAACAACTCCGCGTCCAGGGCCCGAGCGGCACGACCGTCCGGATGCGCACCGCGGAGGAACTCGGCGCCGACGGGAACCTGGACACGACCACCAATCGGTCCGCCGCGTCCACCGACCGGTTCACCCTCGCGGGTGCGGGGGAGGTGGAGACCTACGAGCCGCGCTTCACCTACCACGGCTTCCGCTACCTGGAGGTCACCGGATTCCCCGGCACGCCGACCCTCGACTCCATCAGCGGCCGGGTCGTGCACGCCGACGTGCCGTCCACCGGCGCGTTCAGCTCCTCGGACCCGCTGTTGAACCGGATCTGGGAGATCAACCGCTGGGGCATCCTGAACAACTCGATGAGCCTGCCCACCGACAACCCGGTGCGCGACGAGCGGACGCCGCCGGGCATGGACGTGCAGGCCTACCACGACGCCTCCACCCGCGAGTTCGGCATGGACCGCTTCTACGCCAACTACCTGCTCGACATGCCGCCCGGCACCGCGCTGCCCAACGACGGACCCAACAACCAGAACCCGGACATGGGCGGCAACCAGGTCCCGCTGGCGTGGACGCTCTACGAGCAGTACGGCGACAAGGCGACCCTCGCCCGGCACTACCCGGCGATGAAGGCGTTCGTGGACACCAACGCCTCGGTGCCCGGCCACATCTGGCCCGCCAACCGCGGGTTCGGCGACTGGTGCCCGCCGGTCTACGGGCCGGAGGTCGGCGACGGCCGCGGCGGCCCCGGCGTCGGGTCGTGCACCAGCGAGGTGTCGCTGGTGAACACGGCGCTGTCCTACCGCCAGGCCGTCGACGTCGGCCTGGCGGCGGACGCCCTCGGCCATCCAGAGGACGCCGCCCACTTCCGGACGCTCGCCGCGGACATCAAGACCGCGTTCAACTCCGCGTTCCTCAACTCCGCGCGCGACGGCTACGGCAGCGGACGGCAGACCACCAGCATCCTGCCGCTGGCTTTCGGCCTGGTGCCGGACAACGACGTCAGGGCCGTCGGCGACCGGCTGGTGCGCACGATCACGACCACGAACACCGGTCACCTGGACACCGGCATCTTCGGCACCCGGTTCCTGGTCGACGCGCTGGCGCGGATCGGCCGGGTCGACGTCGCGATGACCGTGCTGGGGCAGCGGACCTATCCGGGGTTCGGCTACGAGATCGACCAGGGCGCGACGAGCCCGTGGGAGGAGTGGACCTACTTCTCCGGCATGGAAACCCACGACCACGCCATGTTCGCCGGGATCAACGCCTCCTTCTACACCGTCCTGGGCGGCATCACGCCGACCGGCGCCGGGTACTCGGCGATCTCCATCGCGCCGAAGGTGCCGCCGGGGCTGGAGCACGTGTGCGCCACCCAGGACACCGTGCGCGGTGAGGTGGAGTCCTGCTGGACGCAGACCGGACGGACGTTCGAGCTCAAGGTGACCGTCCCGGTCGGCAGCAGGGCCACGGTGACCGTGCCCCTGTTCGGCGGGAAGTCCGCACGGGCCGTGCGCGGCGCCGAGCTGGTCGGTGTCCAGGACGGCGCCGCGGTGTACTCCGCGGGTTCCGGCGACTGGACCTTCACGGCGGCCAAGGCCTGA
- a CDS encoding alpha/beta hydrolase codes for MRQIDMTATADDGLELAGTLALPDGPGPHPAVLVLQGSGPVDRDSKVGRIRLGLGPELAEMLARHGIASLRYDRRGVGATPGDWLASGFTDNVADADAALRALGARPEVRADMIGVVGHSEGAVHAMRLGASTRVGAIVLLAGFAQPGEESLRWQGRHLVRNLPKPLRPLVRRIALWHLARIKATTTDVARLGGRRLNARWHRELLAHDPRADLVAIDAPVLAITGDKDVQVDPDDLDEIARLVPGEVEVRRIPDLTHVLRRDPGKPTVRNYGRQLKRPVDAELLEDVAAWLGGRLGTAETGVDTTGHRSA; via the coding sequence ATGCGGCAGATCGACATGACGGCCACGGCCGACGACGGGCTGGAGCTGGCGGGCACGCTCGCGCTGCCCGACGGGCCGGGACCGCACCCGGCGGTGCTGGTGCTCCAGGGCTCGGGTCCGGTGGACCGCGACTCCAAGGTGGGCCGGATCCGCCTCGGGCTGGGACCGGAGCTGGCCGAGATGCTGGCCAGGCACGGGATCGCGTCGCTGCGCTACGACCGGCGCGGTGTCGGCGCGACGCCCGGCGACTGGCTGGCCAGCGGCTTCACCGACAACGTCGCCGACGCCGACGCGGCACTGCGCGCGCTCGGTGCACGACCGGAGGTCCGGGCCGACATGATCGGCGTCGTGGGGCACAGCGAGGGCGCGGTGCACGCGATGCGGCTCGGCGCGAGCACCCGCGTCGGCGCCATCGTCCTGCTGGCCGGATTCGCCCAGCCCGGCGAGGAGTCCCTGCGCTGGCAAGGACGCCACCTCGTCCGCAACCTCCCCAAGCCGCTCCGGCCGCTGGTGCGCCGGATCGCCCTGTGGCACCTGGCCCGGATCAAGGCGACCACGACCGACGTGGCGCGCCTCGGCGGCCGCAGGCTCAACGCCCGCTGGCACCGGGAGCTGCTGGCCCACGACCCGCGCGCCGACCTCGTGGCGATCGACGCCCCGGTGCTCGCGATCACCGGCGACAAGGACGTCCAGGTCGACCCCGACGACCTCGACGAGATCGCCCGGCTGGTCCCCGGCGAGGTCGAGGTCCGCCGGATCCCCGACCTGACCCACGTCCTGCGTCGCGACCCCGGCAAGCCGACCGTGCGCAACTACGGCCGCCAGCTGAAGCGGCCGGTGGACGCCGAGCTGCTGGAGGACGTGGCCGCGTGGCTGGGCGGCAGGCTCGGCACCGCCGAGACCGGTGTGGACACAACCGGACACAGATCGGCCTGA